Proteins encoded by one window of Rariglobus hedericola:
- the murD gene encoding UDP-N-acetylmuramoyl-L-alanine--D-glutamate ligase, which translates to MSLIIPEFIDPLLAHPVAIFGGGVSGRALAALVAKVGGTGVIFDQKGLDGALTEFRGAAASAHQLVIYSPGFPPTHPWISEARAAGAVCLSELDFASLFWRGSVVAITGTNGKTTLTEFLTHALRSVDRDAYATGNIGFSFSQLVTERDGGAPDSIAVCEVSSFQSETLRYFRADAALWTNFAEDHLERHGTMEEYFQSKWRLFERSVGGHVFAGSSVQRYAEKFGQTLPAEAHVSTEEQGGDVLLRGTVFAHYPQRENFLIAAAWWRSHGLRETALYAAAQSFSLGEHRLARVTVRDGVTWWNDSKATNFHAVEAAVAGFAAPVILIAGGKSKGGDVASFVRRLAPQVKHAFFIGETRSVLATFAGASGLRHTVCGDLNEAVRRAAALAVAGDNILLSPGFASFDQFKNYEDRGRQFVALVNSVGATVV; encoded by the coding sequence ATGTCACTCATTATACCCGAATTCATCGATCCGCTTCTTGCGCATCCCGTGGCCATTTTTGGCGGCGGGGTGAGCGGACGCGCGCTCGCGGCGCTCGTCGCCAAGGTCGGCGGCACCGGGGTGATCTTTGATCAAAAAGGTCTGGACGGTGCGCTCACTGAATTTCGTGGTGCGGCCGCCTCAGCTCATCAGCTGGTGATTTATTCGCCGGGATTTCCTCCCACGCACCCGTGGATATCCGAAGCGCGTGCGGCCGGTGCGGTGTGTTTGTCGGAGTTGGATTTCGCCTCGTTGTTCTGGCGCGGCTCGGTCGTCGCGATCACCGGCACCAACGGCAAGACCACGCTCACGGAATTCCTGACGCACGCGCTGCGCTCGGTGGATCGTGACGCTTACGCGACGGGCAACATCGGGTTCTCGTTTTCACAACTCGTCACCGAGCGTGACGGCGGCGCGCCTGATTCCATCGCGGTGTGCGAAGTCAGTTCGTTTCAATCCGAGACGCTCCGTTACTTCCGCGCCGATGCGGCGTTGTGGACCAACTTCGCCGAAGATCACCTCGAGCGTCACGGCACGATGGAGGAGTATTTCCAATCCAAGTGGCGTTTGTTTGAACGCAGCGTGGGCGGCCATGTATTCGCCGGCAGCAGTGTGCAGCGCTACGCGGAAAAATTTGGCCAGACGCTTCCCGCCGAGGCTCACGTATCGACGGAAGAGCAGGGGGGCGACGTGTTGTTGCGCGGCACGGTGTTCGCGCATTATCCGCAGCGGGAAAACTTCCTGATCGCCGCCGCCTGGTGGCGGAGCCACGGCCTGCGCGAGACGGCGCTCTATGCCGCCGCGCAGTCGTTCAGCCTGGGCGAACACCGTCTCGCCCGCGTCACCGTGCGCGACGGCGTGACGTGGTGGAACGACTCGAAGGCCACGAATTTCCACGCAGTCGAGGCGGCGGTGGCGGGCTTTGCCGCACCGGTGATCCTGATCGCCGGCGGCAAATCGAAGGGCGGCGATGTCGCTTCTTTCGTGCGCCGGCTTGCGCCCCAGGTGAAGCATGCTTTTTTTATCGGTGAAACGCGCAGTGTGCTGGCGACCTTTGCGGGCGCGAGCGGACTGCGTCACACCGTATGCGGTGATTTAAACGAGGCCGTCCGCCGAGCGGCGGCCCTCGCTGTCGCCGGCGATAACATTCTGCTCAGTCCGGGGTTCGCGAGTTTCGATCAGTTCAAAAACTACGAGGACCGTGGACGGCAGTTCGTTGCGCTTGTGAATAGTGTGGGCGCAACCGTCGTCTAA
- a CDS encoding FtsW/RodA/SpoVE family cell cycle protein, with protein MAHDVSAPDLHRGRFAFNPAAIIVVCAIGLVFLGLTILFSATISFRGGPYSYLTKQIIGVAMAATAAFVVSRMDLEYARRHVWVVGGVAIFGLFLVLIPHIGIEVKGSRRWLGLGPLRLQVSELSKVAMVFCLAHYLALNQTRIGHWKFGFALPIGIVVAFAALVAKEPDLGTAALIFAVGVLMIFLAGGSWRYIVPIVIVAMAVLTVVVILIPNRLQRFTAYLDVEANRQSGTYQLWQSLLAFAVGGKDGVGLGQGRQQMSFLPEAHTDFIFAVIGEELGMVFTLGVVGVFTIIFIAGFMHLRRAPNMFQYLLVSGAILMICLQAIINLGVVTGVFPTKGMSLPFISAGLSNLLLMGVLIGIILNTQRTWSRTGLGSGRRSMEELS; from the coding sequence ATGGCCCACGACGTTTCTGCGCCCGACCTGCATCGCGGTCGTTTCGCATTCAATCCGGCAGCCATCATCGTCGTCTGTGCCATCGGGCTGGTTTTCCTCGGACTCACGATTCTGTTTAGCGCGACGATTTCGTTTCGTGGCGGACCGTATTCGTATCTGACCAAGCAAATCATCGGGGTGGCGATGGCCGCGACTGCGGCGTTTGTGGTGAGTCGCATGGACCTCGAATACGCCCGCCGCCATGTGTGGGTGGTGGGTGGCGTGGCCATCTTCGGTCTGTTTTTGGTGCTGATTCCCCACATCGGAATCGAGGTCAAAGGCAGCCGTCGCTGGTTGGGACTGGGGCCGCTCCGCCTCCAGGTTTCCGAACTCAGCAAAGTCGCGATGGTCTTCTGTCTGGCGCATTATCTGGCGCTTAACCAGACGCGCATCGGCCATTGGAAATTCGGTTTCGCGCTACCGATCGGCATCGTGGTGGCGTTCGCGGCGCTCGTCGCGAAGGAACCCGACCTCGGCACGGCCGCGCTGATTTTCGCGGTCGGCGTCCTGATGATTTTTTTGGCGGGTGGCAGCTGGCGCTACATCGTGCCGATCGTGATCGTGGCGATGGCAGTGTTGACCGTCGTGGTGATCTTGATCCCGAACCGGCTCCAGCGTTTCACGGCCTATCTGGATGTGGAGGCCAACCGCCAATCCGGCACCTATCAGCTTTGGCAATCGTTGCTGGCCTTCGCAGTTGGCGGCAAAGACGGCGTCGGTCTGGGGCAGGGCAGACAGCAGATGAGTTTCCTGCCCGAGGCGCACACGGATTTTATTTTCGCGGTCATTGGTGAGGAACTGGGGATGGTCTTCACGCTCGGCGTGGTCGGCGTGTTCACGATCATCTTCATCGCCGGGTTTATGCACCTGCGCCGTGCACCCAACATGTTTCAATACCTGCTGGTCTCGGGTGCGATCCTGATGATCTGCCTCCAGGCGATCATCAATCTCGGTGTCGTCACCGGCGTGTTCCCGACGAAGGGCATGTCGCTGCCGTTCATCAGCGCAGGCCTCTCCAATCTGCTGCTCATGGGCGTGCTCATCGGCATCATTCTTAACACGCAACGCACGTGGTCGCGCACCGGGCTCGGCTCCGGCCGGCGGTCGATGGAGGAACTTTCTTGA
- the murB gene encoding UDP-N-acetylmuramate dehydrogenase, with translation MSTVLPHLFGHEVTAIHCAGVGGMGVGPLAIYLARRGFRVSGEDDAMVDAMRVQLQRAGVVITGAGEIPADCHLVACSSAIGPAHPVMLAAKARDLRVVRRGELLAEATRDRRLIAVCGSHGKTTTTAMVIAAFRSAGFPAGYVLGGLFADDAIAPASAGSNDWVVAEIDESDGTIASFSPEITVAVNLDWDHPDHYRTAADLERAFHLLFTRTKRAVLVNSGCDFTRNATRQLSQQAITFGETGDYRGALGAALGAHTELSLGGGFPFPAATVQAMGDFNVLNATAALAVAHIVGVEGLSGRALADYPGVRRRQAVLHAAKDLTVIEDYAHHPAEIRALLGSLRTRGDGRLVVVFQPHRFSRTAQFKEAFAAALALSDAVYLLDVYGAGEAPIAGGTTRDLENELKRTAPALPVVYHEGDPGATLSALSAGLKPGDFVAFVGAGDIDGMARGWLAAIEAARWDAVAAALREVVSPQTKVKREESLARKTTIGLGGAARIYAEPADMADLQALVKTAKARALPLIILGRGSNLVVPDEGVDGLVISLRQPAWEIFEPRADGHVWAGAGLRLKNLCGLAAKAGLVGFEFLEGIPGNLGGALRMNAGAMGGWMFDVVDSVSVMTFDGEVRTLKKSEMHVDYRHCAELHDAIALGALLKPASQSEAASIAKQIEAYKEKRQKSQPREPSAGCIFKNPPNDSAGRLIDASGLKGERVGDAEVSTIHANFIVNRGDATAGDVIELVRRVRARVEQAQGVTLEPEVLLYGKQWKDVL, from the coding sequence ATGAGCACGGTGTTGCCGCATCTTTTTGGTCATGAAGTGACCGCGATCCATTGCGCCGGCGTGGGCGGTATGGGCGTGGGGCCGCTGGCCATTTATCTGGCGCGACGCGGATTCCGCGTGAGTGGCGAAGATGACGCGATGGTCGATGCGATGCGCGTGCAGTTGCAGCGTGCCGGAGTCGTCATCACCGGCGCGGGGGAAATTCCTGCGGATTGCCACCTGGTCGCCTGTTCGTCGGCCATCGGCCCCGCTCATCCGGTGATGCTGGCGGCGAAGGCGCGCGATCTGCGCGTGGTGCGGCGCGGCGAACTGCTGGCCGAGGCGACGCGCGACCGCCGCCTCATCGCTGTGTGCGGTTCCCATGGAAAAACCACGACCACCGCGATGGTGATCGCGGCGTTTCGCTCGGCCGGTTTCCCCGCAGGTTATGTGCTCGGCGGATTGTTTGCGGATGACGCGATCGCGCCCGCCAGTGCCGGCAGCAACGACTGGGTCGTGGCCGAGATCGACGAGAGCGATGGCACGATCGCGAGCTTCTCTCCCGAAATCACGGTGGCGGTGAATCTCGATTGGGATCATCCCGATCACTACCGCACGGCGGCCGATTTGGAGAGGGCGTTTCATTTGCTCTTCACGCGCACGAAGCGCGCGGTGCTGGTGAACTCAGGCTGCGATTTTACACGCAACGCGACGCGGCAACTCAGCCAGCAAGCCATCACCTTCGGCGAAACGGGCGATTATCGTGGCGCGCTCGGTGCGGCGCTGGGTGCGCATACCGAACTCAGCTTGGGCGGAGGGTTTCCTTTTCCGGCCGCCACGGTGCAGGCCATGGGAGATTTTAATGTGTTGAACGCGACGGCTGCGCTGGCGGTCGCCCACATCGTGGGCGTCGAAGGACTTTCCGGACGGGCTCTGGCGGATTATCCGGGCGTGCGCCGGCGTCAGGCCGTGCTGCATGCGGCGAAGGATTTGACGGTGATCGAGGATTACGCGCATCACCCGGCGGAGATCCGCGCGTTGCTCGGCAGCTTGCGCACGCGCGGCGACGGCCGGCTTGTAGTTGTTTTTCAACCACACCGCTTCAGTCGCACGGCTCAATTCAAAGAGGCGTTTGCCGCCGCGCTCGCGTTGAGCGACGCGGTTTATCTGCTCGATGTATATGGTGCGGGCGAAGCTCCCATCGCCGGTGGCACGACCAGGGATCTAGAGAACGAGCTCAAGCGAACCGCGCCGGCACTGCCGGTGGTTTACCACGAAGGCGATCCTGGGGCGACGTTGTCGGCGCTGAGCGCCGGACTTAAGCCGGGTGACTTCGTGGCCTTTGTTGGCGCGGGCGACATCGATGGGATGGCGCGCGGCTGGCTTGCGGCAATCGAAGCGGCGCGCTGGGACGCAGTGGCGGCGGCGCTGCGCGAGGTGGTTTCACCGCAGACCAAGGTGAAGCGTGAAGAATCGCTCGCTCGCAAAACCACTATTGGTCTCGGCGGTGCGGCGCGCATTTATGCGGAGCCGGCGGACATGGCGGATTTGCAAGCGCTGGTGAAGACGGCGAAAGCGCGCGCGTTGCCGCTGATCATCCTCGGCCGCGGATCCAATCTGGTCGTGCCGGACGAGGGCGTGGACGGACTCGTGATCAGCCTGCGCCAGCCGGCGTGGGAAATATTTGAACCGCGGGCCGATGGGCACGTGTGGGCGGGCGCGGGACTGCGTTTGAAAAATCTCTGCGGGCTTGCGGCCAAGGCGGGCTTGGTGGGCTTCGAATTTTTGGAAGGTATTCCGGGCAATCTGGGCGGTGCGTTGCGCATGAATGCGGGAGCGATGGGCGGCTGGATGTTTGACGTGGTCGACTCAGTCTCGGTGATGACCTTCGACGGCGAAGTGCGCACCTTGAAGAAGTCGGAGATGCACGTGGACTACCGGCATTGCGCGGAGTTGCATGACGCCATTGCTCTCGGGGCGTTGCTCAAACCGGCTTCGCAATCCGAAGCCGCCTCCATCGCGAAGCAGATCGAAGCCTACAAAGAAAAGCGCCAGAAGTCGCAACCTCGCGAGCCGAGTGCGGGCTGCATTTTCAAGAACCCGCCCAATGATTCCGCCGGCCGTTTGATCGATGCCAGCGGGCTCAAAGGCGAGCGGGTGGGGGATGCGGAAGTGTCGACCATTCACGCTAATTTTATCGTCAATCGCGGTGATGCCACGGCCGGCGACGTGATTGAACTGGTGCGTCGGGTGCGCGCCCGCGTCGAGCAGGCGCAAGGCGTGACGCTCGAACCCGAGGTGCTGCTTTACGGCAAACAATGGAAGGACGTTTTATGA
- the mraY gene encoding phospho-N-acetylmuramoyl-pentapeptide-transferase, producing MLSYLADYEQYWGPLRVLRFITLRTLLGAGTATLIGFIIGPWLIRKLRALKFGQHYDDDRTGELAQKFDKKNTPTMGGLLIFFSVFISTVLWAKPNIWVVVALFVYAALTAVGFRDDYLKVVKKNRDGISSREKIVWQTLITIIALAALVWHPMSADKIRELWVPFLKYPILTAMPVAALFVLVFFWVVGFSNAINLTDGLDGLAIGCTITVALVYGIMAYAAGNVKIAEYLLISHVPGTGELAVICGALVGAGMAFLWYNSYPAELFMGDTGSLALGGLIGMIAFMVQQPLTLVIVGGVFVVEAISVIIQVGFFKYTKRRCGEGKRFFRMAPIHHHFQKAGWPETKVVLRFWVISLMCALAGLGTLKLR from the coding sequence ATGTTAAGTTACCTTGCCGATTATGAACAATACTGGGGGCCGCTGCGTGTGCTGCGGTTCATCACGCTGCGCACCCTTCTCGGCGCCGGCACGGCCACGCTCATCGGTTTCATCATAGGGCCGTGGTTGATCCGCAAGCTGCGCGCGCTCAAGTTCGGCCAGCACTACGATGACGACCGCACGGGTGAACTTGCCCAGAAGTTCGACAAAAAGAACACGCCCACGATGGGCGGATTGCTGATCTTTTTCTCGGTGTTCATCAGCACCGTCCTTTGGGCCAAGCCTAATATCTGGGTCGTGGTCGCGCTGTTTGTTTACGCCGCACTCACTGCGGTCGGCTTCCGTGACGACTACCTCAAGGTCGTCAAAAAGAACCGTGACGGCATTTCCTCGCGCGAGAAAATCGTGTGGCAGACGCTCATCACAATCATCGCCCTGGCCGCGCTCGTATGGCACCCGATGAGCGCCGACAAAATCCGCGAGCTCTGGGTCCCGTTCCTCAAGTATCCGATCCTCACGGCCATGCCGGTCGCGGCTTTGTTCGTGTTGGTGTTCTTCTGGGTGGTCGGCTTCAGCAATGCGATCAACCTGACCGATGGTCTCGACGGTCTCGCCATCGGTTGCACGATCACCGTGGCGCTGGTCTACGGCATCATGGCCTACGCGGCGGGCAACGTGAAAATTGCCGAGTATCTGCTCATCAGCCACGTGCCCGGCACCGGCGAACTTGCGGTGATTTGCGGCGCACTGGTCGGTGCGGGCATGGCGTTCCTGTGGTATAACTCCTATCCCGCCGAGCTCTTCATGGGTGACACCGGTTCCCTCGCGCTGGGTGGCCTGATCGGCATGATCGCCTTCATGGTGCAGCAGCCGCTCACGCTGGTAATCGTCGGCGGCGTGTTCGTGGTCGAGGCGATCTCGGTGATCATCCAGGTCGGTTTCTTCAAATACACGAAGCGTCGTTGCGGTGAGGGCAAACGCTTCTTCCGCATGGCGCCGATTCATCACCATTTTCAAAAAGCCGGCTGGCCCGAGACGAAGGTCGTTCTTCGTTTCTGGGTGATCTCGCTCATGTGCGCACTCGCCGGACTCGGCACGCTTAAACTCCGCTGA
- a CDS encoding LysM peptidoglycan-binding domain-containing protein → MKLVKIFGVVMAVHAAVFMFVFAIPGCRSTGKKSAIASAPVTGSDASPIGASDNLSPVSEPAPSSDLAAVRFSPTRPGSTAATTIETAPVETPSATYTVVKGDNLWSISKKHGVTVKQLTAANNMRADSTLKLGQKLTIPGKSGAAPSAATAPSAAKTVAPAASAPAASAAVTHVVKAGETLGAIAKKYQVKVGEIATANNIADPTKLRVGQSLKIPGWQAPAAKAGATAKPAPAISAPVTTPTPTPAAPAAPIFSSPLLESSPAPAASSPFMTPAPESADAPIIRVEESGAPKIE, encoded by the coding sequence ATGAAACTCGTTAAAATCTTCGGCGTAGTCATGGCCGTCCATGCCGCCGTATTCATGTTCGTCTTCGCCATTCCCGGCTGCCGTTCCACCGGAAAAAAGTCCGCCATCGCATCCGCACCCGTAACCGGTTCCGACGCTTCGCCGATCGGTGCTTCCGATAATCTCTCGCCCGTTTCCGAGCCCGCGCCGTCTTCCGATCTCGCAGCGGTGCGCTTCAGCCCGACGCGTCCCGGCTCTACCGCCGCCACGACCATTGAAACCGCTCCGGTAGAAACTCCCTCCGCGACCTACACCGTCGTCAAGGGCGACAACCTCTGGTCCATCTCGAAGAAGCACGGCGTCACCGTGAAACAGCTCACCGCCGCCAATAACATGCGCGCCGATTCGACGCTGAAGCTCGGCCAGAAGCTCACGATCCCCGGCAAGTCCGGTGCCGCGCCCTCGGCCGCCACCGCTCCCTCGGCTGCCAAGACGGTGGCTCCCGCAGCTTCCGCTCCGGCCGCTTCCGCCGCGGTCACGCATGTGGTCAAGGCCGGTGAAACCCTCGGCGCCATCGCCAAGAAATATCAGGTCAAGGTCGGCGAGATCGCCACGGCCAACAACATTGCCGATCCCACCAAGCTCCGCGTGGGCCAGTCGTTGAAGATCCCTGGCTGGCAGGCTCCCGCCGCCAAGGCCGGCGCCACCGCCAAGCCCGCTCCGGCGATCAGCGCTCCCGTGACGACTCCGACTCCCACACCCGCAGCTCCCGCTGCGCCGATCTTCAGCTCGCCGTTGCTCGAGTCTTCGCCGGCTCCCGCCGCCAGCTCGCCTTTCATGACTCCGGCTCCCGAGTCTGCCGACGCTCCGATCATTCGCGTCGAAGAATCCGGTGCGCCCAAGATCGAATAA
- a CDS encoding cell division protein FtsQ/DivIB, with amino-acid sequence MSQSHLNPPSTRSWRDIPQPVRPRAMGREGKKRLVMAVGNIVGLVLVLGAAGWGVFEIIHLWETNPTRITAPTKGVPVRDFAVRTDGVLDKAWVQRTLELPKASSLMELDLVDLKRRLEESGQVSKAVIERKFPDVLVVTLQERTPVSRVMARIGDAVPVAFMVARDGMVYSGFGYDPVMTEALPFIDGVKLVREGSGFVRIEGMDAVADLLGTAQAAVPAIYHSFKIVSLARFGLDRTLVVKSTEVEVITFGSSQDSFYRQLARLDYILGETRRQNATGQLKSVNLAIGDKQVPVSFDTTPDSSAGSRSSTAAVIRPGQTSGTALFSLPPRNSSPTKRDF; translated from the coding sequence ATGAGCCAGTCCCATTTAAATCCTCCTTCGACCCGCTCCTGGCGCGATATTCCGCAGCCGGTGCGTCCGCGTGCGATGGGTCGGGAAGGCAAGAAGCGTCTGGTGATGGCCGTGGGCAACATCGTCGGCCTCGTGCTCGTGCTCGGTGCCGCCGGCTGGGGCGTTTTCGAAATTATTCATCTGTGGGAAACCAACCCCACGCGCATCACCGCGCCGACCAAGGGCGTGCCGGTCCGTGATTTCGCGGTGCGCACTGACGGTGTGCTCGACAAGGCCTGGGTGCAGCGGACGCTTGAGCTACCCAAGGCCTCCAGCCTGATGGAGCTCGATCTCGTGGATCTCAAGCGCCGCCTCGAGGAGAGCGGGCAGGTGAGCAAGGCGGTCATTGAGCGCAAGTTTCCCGACGTGCTCGTCGTCACCTTGCAGGAGCGCACGCCGGTTTCCCGTGTCATGGCGCGCATCGGTGATGCGGTGCCGGTCGCCTTTATGGTGGCCCGCGACGGCATGGTGTATTCGGGATTTGGATATGATCCCGTGATGACCGAGGCGCTTCCCTTTATCGATGGCGTGAAGCTCGTTCGCGAGGGTTCCGGCTTTGTGCGGATTGAGGGCATGGATGCGGTGGCCGATCTGCTCGGCACGGCCCAGGCCGCGGTGCCGGCGATCTATCACAGTTTCAAGATCGTCTCGCTTGCCCGCTTCGGACTCGACCGAACGCTCGTGGTGAAATCGACCGAGGTCGAGGTGATCACCTTCGGTTCTTCACAGGACAGTTTTTACCGCCAGCTCGCCCGGCTTGATTACATCCTCGGTGAAACCCGCCGCCAGAACGCCACCGGCCAGCTGAAGTCCGTCAACCTCGCCATCGGCGACAAGCAGGTGCCGGTTTCCTTCGACACCACGCCTGACAGCTCTGCGGGCTCCCGTTCCTCGACCGCTGCAGTGATCAGGCCCGGACAGACCTCGGGCACAGCGCTCTTCTCCCTTCCTCCTCGTAACTCTTCTCCCACGAAACGTGATTTCTAG
- a CDS encoding D-alanine--D-alanine ligase family protein, which translates to MKEPIIAVFSGGTSSEREVSLGSGAASALALARSFPTRLFSIDADALPAGLDPARHVVFSTLHGTFGEDGGMQRLLDAAGVTYAGCDAAGSGLTMDKAATKAAAAAQGVGVAKGLTFSAAQKPTADAVIAALGDQVVVKPNDQGSSVGLTMATDRTVLAQALDGITAGNWLIEQRLVGRELSVGVLNGKAMGVVEIRPKSGVYDFASKYTKGATEYFAPAPLSDELTKTIQKAAETAFAACGCRDYSRVDFILCEQNVNNPLYLLEINTLPGMKETSLLPMSARCAGLDFTALVRELVSPALQRFSKGA; encoded by the coding sequence ATGAAAGAACCGATCATCGCCGTTTTTAGCGGCGGCACCTCATCCGAGCGCGAGGTTTCACTCGGTTCGGGCGCCGCTTCGGCCCTCGCGCTCGCCCGCAGTTTTCCCACGCGGTTGTTCTCGATCGATGCCGATGCATTGCCTGCGGGGCTCGACCCGGCCCGGCATGTGGTATTTTCCACGCTTCACGGCACGTTTGGCGAAGATGGCGGTATGCAGCGCTTGCTGGATGCGGCAGGTGTGACCTACGCCGGCTGCGATGCCGCCGGCAGTGGGTTGACCATGGACAAAGCTGCGACCAAAGCCGCCGCCGCCGCGCAAGGTGTCGGTGTGGCCAAGGGACTGACTTTTTCCGCCGCGCAAAAACCGACGGCGGACGCGGTCATCGCCGCTTTGGGTGATCAGGTCGTGGTGAAACCCAACGATCAGGGCAGCAGCGTGGGCCTCACAATGGCGACCGACCGGACTGTCTTGGCTCAGGCGCTCGACGGTATCACGGCGGGCAACTGGCTGATCGAGCAACGGCTGGTTGGACGTGAGTTGTCGGTGGGCGTTTTGAACGGCAAAGCGATGGGCGTGGTTGAGATCCGGCCGAAATCGGGCGTCTATGACTTCGCCAGCAAATACACCAAGGGCGCGACCGAGTATTTTGCCCCGGCACCGCTTTCCGATGAGCTTACCAAAACCATCCAAAAGGCCGCTGAAACTGCTTTTGCGGCGTGCGGTTGCCGCGACTATTCGCGGGTGGACTTCATCCTCTGTGAGCAAAATGTGAATAACCCCCTTTATTTGCTCGAAATCAACACGCTGCCCGGCATGAAAGAGACCAGTCTTTTGCCCATGAGCGCGCGCTGCGCCGGGCTGGATTTTACCGCGTTGGTCCGTGAATTGGTGAGTCCTGCCTTGCAGCGTTTTAGCAAGGGTGCCTGA
- a CDS encoding UDP-N-acetylglucosamine--N-acetylmuramyl-(pentapeptide) pyrophosphoryl-undecaprenol N-acetylglucosamine transferase, whose protein sequence is MSTYLISCGGTGGHLSPGIALAEGLASRGHKATLLISQKRVDARLIEKYPDLNFVPIPGAPFTLQPGGFVKFIVSQTKGFFVSMKLVRTLKPAGIVGFGGFTTAAIIVAGRLRGVPVALHEANRVPGRAIRTLARFSRRVYLPPGINLPGLREGVIRHAGLPVRREITRLPREEACRLLGLDPSKKVLSIFGGSQGATVLNDWARRELPQLALEGIQLYCVTGLGKGMAEVQTLTAADRSKVTAVFSPFCDQVAALLSASDLVIGRAGAGSIAELIRCETPAIVLPYPHAADDHQRANAVWFEQQGAGLVIEQTKLPELTAAVFSLLRDDARRQSIRAHLNRLDHEATLTLILDDLENLNAGAKPAA, encoded by the coding sequence TTGAGCACCTATCTCATCTCTTGCGGCGGCACGGGCGGACATCTTTCTCCGGGCATCGCGCTCGCCGAGGGCCTCGCCAGTCGTGGACACAAGGCCACGCTGCTCATCAGCCAGAAGCGTGTCGACGCGCGCCTGATCGAGAAATATCCAGACCTGAATTTCGTGCCGATTCCCGGCGCGCCTTTCACGCTTCAGCCCGGTGGCTTCGTGAAGTTCATCGTGTCGCAGACGAAAGGTTTTTTCGTCAGCATGAAACTGGTTCGCACGCTGAAGCCCGCCGGCATCGTCGGATTCGGCGGCTTCACGACGGCGGCAATCATCGTGGCCGGCCGGTTGCGCGGCGTGCCTGTCGCGTTGCATGAAGCCAATCGCGTCCCCGGTCGTGCCATTCGCACGCTCGCCCGTTTTTCGCGCCGCGTTTATCTGCCGCCCGGCATCAATCTGCCGGGTTTGCGCGAGGGTGTGATTCGTCACGCCGGTCTGCCGGTGCGCCGTGAGATCACCCGTCTGCCGCGCGAAGAGGCGTGCCGCCTGCTCGGTCTCGATCCGTCGAAAAAAGTGCTCTCGATCTTCGGCGGAAGCCAGGGTGCGACTGTGCTCAACGACTGGGCGCGTCGCGAGCTGCCGCAACTCGCGCTTGAAGGCATCCAGCTTTATTGCGTCACGGGTCTTGGGAAGGGCATGGCGGAAGTGCAGACGCTGACCGCGGCCGATCGTTCGAAAGTCACGGCGGTGTTTTCTCCCTTCTGCGATCAAGTGGCCGCGCTGCTCTCGGCCTCCGATCTCGTCATCGGTCGTGCGGGCGCGGGATCCATCGCGGAGCTGATTCGCTGTGAGACGCCGGCGATCGTGCTGCCGTATCCGCACGCAGCCGATGATCATCAACGCGCCAACGCCGTGTGGTTCGAACAGCAGGGCGCGGGACTCGTGATCGAGCAGACGAAGCTGCCCGAACTGACGGCCGCCGTGTTCTCCTTGCTACGGGATGACGCACGCCGTCAAAGCATCCGCGCCCACCTGAACCGTCTCGATCACGAAGCCACGCTGACGCTGATCCTCGATGATTTAGAAAATTTGAATGCCGGCGCCAAGCCCGCCGCATGA